One part of the Vitis riparia cultivar Riparia Gloire de Montpellier isolate 1030 chromosome 8, EGFV_Vit.rip_1.0, whole genome shotgun sequence genome encodes these proteins:
- the LOC117920475 gene encoding H/ACA ribonucleoprotein complex subunit 4 produces MSELELSRSEKKKKKNKSRTEALDVVEFGSDPTQKDGEFLIKPQSFTPSLDTSQWPILLKNYDRLNVRTGHYTPLPSGYSPLKRPLAEYIRYGILNLDKPANPSSHEVVAWIKRILRVEKTGHSGTLDPKVTGNLIVCIDRATRLVKSQQGAGKEYVCVARLHSSVPDVAKVARALETLTGAVFQRPPLISAVKRQLRIRTIYESKLLEYDPDRHLVVFWISCEAGTYVRTLCVHLGLILGVGGHMQELRRVRSGILGEKDNMVTMHDVMDAQWVYDNYRDESYLRRVIMPLEVVLTSYKRLVVKDSAVNAICYGAKLMIPGLLRFENEIENGEEVVLMTTKGEAIALGIAEMTTAVMATCDHGVVARIKRVVMDRDTYPRKWGLGPRAAMKKKLITEGKLNKHGKPNENTPSEWLRNVVLPTGGDSMVASLAAAVEPTVKAETDVKEEIDGEQRKRKLDESTDDPVTVPAKKIKKEIEEVSEFVETEKKEKKKKKKKEKENGDAALSDEEKAVKVKIEEDEDKDEAGTVDKEKSEKKKKKKKNKEAEDGTAFGSPMGISGGDAEADKSEKKKKKKKKNKDAEEED; encoded by the coding sequence ATGTCTGAGCTCGAGCTTTCGCGTTccgagaagaaaaagaagaagaataagagcCGTACAGAAGCCCTTGATGTTGTCGAATTCGGTTCCGATCCTACTCAGAAGGACGGTGAGTTCCTAATCAAACCCCAGAGCTTCACTCCTTCGTTAGACACCTCTCAGTGGCCAATCCTTCTCAAGAACTACGACCGTCTCAATGTACGCACTGGGCACTACACTCCTCTTCCCTCCGGTTATTCGCCCCTCAAGCGTCCTCTGGCTGAGTACATCAGGTACGGCATTCTCAATCTTGATAAACCCGCTAACCCATCTTCTCACGAGGTTGTCGCTTGGATTAAGCGCATTCTCCGAGTTGAAAAAACTGGTCACAGCGGTACCCTCGATCCTAAAGTGACTGGAAATCTCATAGTGTGTATCGATCGAGCCACCCGCCTTGTGAAATCCCAGCAAGGCGCGGGAAAAGAATATGTCTGTGTTGCCCGTTTACACTCTTCAGTGCCCGATGTTGCCAAGGTGGCTCGGGCGCTTGAAACCCTAACTGGAGCGGTGTTCCAGAGGCCACCTTTGATTTCTGCTGTAAAAAGGCAACTTAGGATTAGGACGATTTATGAGAGTAAGCTTCTTGAGTACGACCCAGATAGgcatttagttgttttttggaTTTCTTGCGAGGCGGGAACTTATGTAAGGACATTATGTGTGCATTTGGGCCTGATTCTTGGCGTGGGAGGGCATATGCAGGAGCTTCGTAGGGTGCGGTCTGGGATTTTGGGTGAGAAAGATAACATGGTTACAATGCACGATGTTATGGATGCTCAATGGGTTTATGATAATTACAGGGATGAGAGTTATTTGAGACGGGTTATTATGCCACTTGAAGTGGTCTTAACTAGTTATAAGAGATTGGTTGTGAAGGATTCTGCTGTGAATGCGATTTGTTATGGTGCAAAATTGATGATTCCAGGGTTGTTgagatttgaaaatgaaattgagaatgGTGAGGAAGTTGTCCTTATGACTACCAAAGGAGAGGCAATTGCATTGGGCATTGCAGAGATGACAACTGCTGTAATGGCAACTTGTGATCATGGTGTTGTGGCAAGAATTAAGAGGGTGGTCATGGATCGGGATACTTACCCAAGGAAATGGGGCTTGGGACCAAGGGCAGCCATGAAGAAGAAACTGATTACTGAgggaaaattaaataaacatggGAAGCCAAATGAGAATACTCCTTCAGAATGGTTAAGGAATGTGGTTCTGCCTACAGGAGGGGATTCTATGGTTGCAAGTCTTGCAGCTGCTGTGGAACCCACTGTGAAGGCAGAGACTGATGTGAAGGAAGAGATTGATGGGGAGCAACGCAAACGAAAATTGGATGAAAGTACTGATGATCCTGTTACAGTTCCTGCTAAGAAGATTAAGAAGGAGATTGAAGAGGTGTCAGAGTTCGTCGAAactgaaaagaaagagaagaagaaaaagaagaagaaggagaaggagaatgGTGATGCTGCCTTATCTGATGAAGAGAAAGCTGTGAAGGTGAAGATAGAGGAGGATGAAGATAAGGATGAAGCTGGCACAGTTGATAAGGAGAAGtctgagaagaagaaaaagaagaagaagaacaaggaGGCTGAGGATGGCACCGCCTTTGGATCACCTATGGGCATTAGTGGGGGTGATGCTGAGGCTGATAAGagtgagaagaaaaagaagaagaagaaaaagaataaagatgCAGAAGAAGAGGActaa